One stretch of Miscanthus floridulus cultivar M001 chromosome 18, ASM1932011v1, whole genome shotgun sequence DNA includes these proteins:
- the LOC136523109 gene encoding putative anthocyanidin reductase, producing MGSVGGGCGSPEEEEERTAGSRGDPPPPAVCVTGSTGYVGSWLVRTLLRRGYLVHATARDTGKACQVLGAVEEGRDRLRVFRADMGEEGSFDAAVTGCVALFHVAASMELHVSPAHHDNLEEHVRSSVLEPATRGTINVLRSCVRAGTVRRVVFTSSVSTLTAVDDEGRRKAVVDLSALSELMNPMLASDLWQIYILSKRLTEEAAFWFARENGVHLVSLVLPTVAGPFLTPSVPTSIQLLLSPITGDPKLYAVLASVHARFGCVPLAHVQDACDAHVFLMEAPCAEGRYLCAAGGYAAAHLARLLASRYPPFRPGDRLSRDFDDASCSPPVVSSRRLMDLGFRFRHGVEDVVKDSVAQCLAHGFLEHPET from the exons ATGGGCAGCgtcggcggcggttgcggctcgccggaggaggaggaggagcgcacCGCGGGGAGTCGTGGCGACCCTCCGCCGCCGGCGGTCTGCGTCACGGGGTCCACCGGCTACGTCGGCTCCTGGCTCGTCCGCACGCTGCTGCGGCGAGGCTACCTCGTCCACGCCACCGCCAGGGACACAG GTAAGGCCTGCCAAGTGCTCGGCGCCGTGGAAGAAGGGAGGGACCGGCTCAGGGTGTTCCGGGCGGACATGGGCGAGGAAGGGAGCTTCGACGCCGCCGTCACGGGATGCGTGGCGCTCTTCCACGTCGCGGCCTCCATGGAGCTCCACGTATCACCCGCCCATCACGACAACCTTG AGGAGCACGTGAGGTCAAGCGTGCTGGAGCCGGCGACGAGGGGAACCATCAACGTGCTGCGGTCCTGCGTCCGCGCGGGAACCGTGCGCCGGGTCGTCTTCACGTCCTCCGTCAGCACGTTGACGGCGGTCGACGACGAGGGGCGGCGGAAGGC AGTCGTCGACCTCTCAGCCCTGTCTGAACTGATGAATCCTATGCTTGCTTCTGACCTGTGGCAGATCTACATCCTGTCCAAGCGGCTGACTGAGGAGGCGGCGTTCTGGTTCGCGCGGGAGAACGGCGTCCACCTCGTGTCCCTCGTCCTGCCCACCGTCGCCGGGCCGTTCCTGACGCCAAGCGTCCCTACGAGCATCCAGCTCCTGCTGTCACCCATCACAG GTGACCCGAAGCTCTACGCGGTGCTGGCCTCGGTGCACGCCAGGTTCGGGTGCGTCCCGCTGGCGCACGTGCAGGACGCGTGCGACGCGCACGTCTTCCTCATGGAGGCGCCGTGCGCCGAGGGGCGGTACCTGTGCGCCGCGGGCGGGTACGCGGCGGCGCACCTCGCGCGGCTCCTCGCCTCGCGCTACCCTCCGTTCAGGCCCGGCGACAG GCTGAGCAGAGACTTCGACGACGCCTCGTGCTCGCCGCCGGTGGTTTCGTCCAGGAGGCTGATGGATCTGGGGTTCAGGTTCCGGCATGGCGTCGAGGACGTGGTGAAGGACAGTGTCGCGCAGTGCCTTGCCCATGGATTCCTGGAGCATCCTGAGACCTGA
- the LOC136524471 gene encoding uncharacterized protein, with the protein MAILWWTALKRSLSCKSQGSCDVIKRDDDSRGASAREFNHKKSSFLLQPSSSLPRSGCSRSISNLRDVIHSARFQAPPAAACGKCDSPMSVESCGVLNAVTHDVLLASGTPVSRSARDLRVGAGAGAAPGLAAWDIGAVPPFAHSPLLMRSATGARLSQRKSPLLLGAGVYGDAGSPLPAWASCDEVAVRCNRCGGLFPNDNALESHHLVYHAVTEVADGETASKVVELIYSVGWPNPEVALDRVERVVKVHSMERRVDRFKEYMEEVKGRAAGLTNNNKHPRCVADGNELLQFHGTTVSCSLGAGGSHSVCTSSLCNVCRIIRHGFSRNGGVGVFTTSTSKHALDCLQETSAAGGGTGEDGPDGGVKHALFVCRVIAGRIHHPLEKLRLDVAVQPGFDSVAGQVGDDSSIEELYLLNPRALLPCFVVICKA; encoded by the exons ATGGCCATTCTGTGGTGGACGGCGCTCAAGAGGTCCCTGAGCTGCAAGTCCCAGGGCTCCTGCGACGTGATCAAGCGGGACGACGACTCGCGCGGCGCCAGCGCCAGGGAATTCAACCACAAGAAGTCGTCGTTCCTGCTGCAGCCGTCGTCGTCGCTGCCGAGGTCGGGGTGCTCGCGCTCCATCTCCAACCTGCGGGACGTGATTCACAGCGCCAGGTTCCAGGCGCCACCGGCGGCCGCGTGCGGCAAGTGCGACAGCCCGATGTCGGTGGAGAGCTGCGGCGTCCTCAACGCGGTGACGCACGACGTGCTGCTCGCTAGCGGGACCCCGGTCTCCCGGTCCGCACGCGACCTCAGGGTcggtgccggcgccggcgccgctccGGGGCTCGCCGCCTGGGACATCGGCGCGGTGCCGCCGTTCGCGCACAGCCCGCTCCTGATGCGCTCCGCCACCGGCGCCCGTCTCTCCCAGAGGAAGTCACCGCTCCTCCTCGGCGCAGGCGTCTATGGCGACGCCGGGTCGCCCCTTCCCGCCTGGGCCTCCTGCGACGAGGTCGCCGTCCGGTGCAACCGCTGCGGCGGCCTCTTCCCCAACGACAACGCTCTGGAATCGCATCACCTCGTCTACCACGCCG TCACCGAGGTGGCGGACGGCGAGACGGCGAGCAAGGTGGTGGAGCTCATATACAGTGTCGGGTGGCCGAATCCCGAGGTCGCGCTGGACCGCGTCGAGCGAGTCGTCAAGGTCCACAGCATGGAGCGGCGGGTGGACCGGTTCAAGGAGTACATGGAGGAGGTGAAGGGCAGGGCGGCGGGGCTgaccaacaacaacaagcaccCCCGCTGCGTCGCCGACGGCAACGAGCTGCTCCAGTTCCACGGCACCACCGTCTCCTGCTCCCTCGGCGCCGGCGGCTCGCACAGCGTGTGCACGTCGAGCCTGTGCAACGTCTGCCGCATCATCCGCCACGGCTTCTCCAGGAACGGCGGCGTCGGCGTGTTCACCACGTCCACGAGCAAGCACGCGCTGGATTGCCTGCAGGAGACCAGCGCCGCCGGCGGTGGCACTGGTGAGGACGGGCCGGACGGCGGCGTGAAGCACGCGTTGTTCGTGTGCAGGGTGATCGCGGGGAGGATCCACCACCCGCTGGAGAAGCTGCGGCTGGACGTCGCCGTGCAGCCGGGGTTCGACTCGGTTGCCGGCCAGGTCGGCGACgattcgagcatcgaggagctgTACCTGCTCAACCCGAGAGCTCTTCTCCCGTGCTTCGTGGTCATATGTAAAGCTTAG